A single region of the Nicotiana sylvestris chromosome 6, ASM39365v2, whole genome shotgun sequence genome encodes:
- the LOC138870408 gene encoding uncharacterized protein — MVIEVQPPWKMYFDGAAHHGGAGAGVVFVTSQGKVLPYFFTLMQLCSNNVAEYQAPILRLEMAVEMKRLQLQVFGDSQLVVNQLLGNYEVKKPKLCPYHDYAKNLMGWLGDVTIQHVPRKENKKADALVALASSLTLPDQAQVTVCQNG, encoded by the coding sequence ATGGTCATcgaagttcaacctccatggaagatgtactttgatggtgctgcacaTCACGGAGGAGCTGGTGCtggtgtagtatttgtcacttctcAAGGTAAAGTTCTGCCCTACTTTTTTACATTGATGCAACTCTGCTCTAACAATGTTGCTGAGTATCAAGCACCAATACTTAGGCTCGAAATGGCTGTCGAAATGAAGcggttgcaattgcaagtctttggtgactctcaattagtggtcaatcagcttttaggtaattacgaggtcaagaagcctAAACTatgcccatatcatgattacgctaaaaatttaatggggtggctcggtgatgtgactattcagcatgttccaagaaaagaaaataagaaggcagATGCTTTAGTTGCCCTAGCTTCATCTTTAACCTTGCCTGATCAAGCGCAAGTTACTGTCTGCCaaaatgggtag